From Callithrix jacchus isolate 240 chromosome 3, calJac240_pri, whole genome shotgun sequence, a single genomic window includes:
- the FGA gene encoding LOW QUALITY PROTEIN: fibrinogen alpha chain (The sequence of the model RefSeq protein was modified relative to this genomic sequence to represent the inferred CDS: inserted 2 bases in 1 codon; deleted 1 base in 1 codon; substituted 3 bases at 3 genomic stop codons): MFSMRIFCLVLSVVGTAWTTDTGEGEFLAAGGGVRGPRVVEKQQSVCKDSDWPFCSDEDWNDRCPSGCRMKGLIDEVNQDFTNRINKLKNALFEYQKNNKDSNSLTRNIMEILRGDFASANNRDNTYNRVSEDLRSRIEVLKRKVIEKVQQIQLLQKNVRDQLVYMKQLEVDIDIKIRSCKGSCSRALAREIDLKDYEDQQKQLEQVIAKDLLPSRDTQHLPLIKMNPVSDLVSRNFKSQLQKAPPEWRALTEMQQMTMELERPGGNEIAGGHSTSYGTGSETESPRNPSGAGSRNPESTGPGTTGNRNPGSSGSGGTGTWTHGSSGSSGTGTWTHGSSGFGSTGTWTPGSSGPGSTGTWTPGSSGSGSTGTWTPGSSGSGSTGTWNPGSSGSGSTGNENPESSRPGSTGTWNSGSSGSVSTGTWTSGSSATGSTGHWNSGSGSFRPDSSGYGNTRPNNPDWGTFEEVPGNVSPGTKKEYHTDKLVTSKGEKELMTGNKKVTSGSTTTMRHLCSKTVTKTVIGPDGHKEVTKEVVTSEDGSDCPEAIDLGTLSGMGTLDEFRRRHPDEASFFDTVSTGKTLESLFSSRFREFDDETESMDPESGIFTDTGSHHAGVREFPSSGKTSSHSKQFVSSKTYSKGGSTIQSKSHTMADEAXSEADHEGTHTTKRSHAKSTLLQDCDDVLQTYPSSAQCDIFNGELPGSSKISSVYCNQETSLGVXLLVQQRMDGSPNFNWTWQDYKRGFSSLNDKGEGEFWLGNDCLHLLTQRGSVLRVELEDWAGKKAYAEYHFGVGSEAKGYALXVSSCEGTAGDALIEGSVEEGTEYASHNNMQFRTFDTDADQWEENYAEVYGGGWWYXNCQAANLNGVYYRGGFYDLRNNSPCEIENRVVWVSFRGADYSLRAVRMKIRPLVTQQAEGVGVGALCLLC, from the exons atgttttccatgAGGATCTTCTGCCTGGTCCTAAGTGTGGTGGGCACAGCATGG ACTACAGATACCGGTGAAGGTGAATTTctagcagcaggaggaggagtgCGTGGCCCAAGGGTTGTGGAAAAACAGCAATCTGTCTGCAAAGATTCAGACTGGCCCTTCTGCTCTGATGAAGACTGG AACGATAGATGTCCTTCTGGCTGCAGGATGAAAGGGTTAATTGATGAAGTCAATCAAGATTttacaaacagaataaataagCTTAAAAATGCACTATTTGAATATCAGAAGAACAATAAGGATTCTAATTCATTGACCAGAAATATAATGGAAATTTTGAGAGGCGATTTTGCCTCAGCCAATA ACCGTGATAATACCTATAACCGAGTGTCAGAAGATCTGAGAAGCAGAATCGAAGTCCTGAAGCGCAAAGTCATAGAGAAAGTACAGCAGATCCAGCTTCTGCAGAAGAATGTTAGGGATCAGCTGGTTTACATGAAACAACTGGAG GTGGACATTGACATTAAGATCCGATCTTGTAAAGGATCCTGCAGCAGGGCTTTAGCTCGTGAAATAGATCTGAAGGACTACGAAGATCAGCAGAAGCAACTTGAGCAGGTCATTGCCAAAGACCTACTTCCCTCTAGAGATACGCAACACTTACCACTGATAAAAATGAACCCAGTTTCAGACTTGGTGTCCAGAAATTTCAAAAGCCAGCTTCAGAAGGCGCCCCCAGAGTGGAGGGCATTGACAGAAATGCAGCAGATGACAATGGAGTTAGAGAGACCTGGTGGAAATGAGATTGCGGGAGGACACTCCACCTCTTATGGAACCGGATCAGAGACGGAAAGCCCCAGGAACCCTAGCGGTGCTGGAAGCCGGAACCCGGAGAGCACTGGACCTGGAACTACTGGAAACCGAAACCCTGGGAGCTCTGGATCTGGTGGTACCGGAACCTGGACACATGGGAGCTCTGGATCTAGTGGTACTGGAACCTGGACACATGGGAGCTCTGGATTTGGTAGTACCGGAACCTGGACACCTGGGAGCTCTGGACCTGGTAGTACCGGAACCTGGACACCTGGGAGCTCTGGATCTGGTAGTACCGGAACCTGGACACCTGGGAGCTCTGGATCTGGTAGTACTGGGACCTGGAACCCTGGGAGCTCTGGATCTGGAAGTACTGGAAATGAAAACCCTGAGAGCTCTAGACCTGGTAGTACTGGAACCTGGAATTCTGGCAGCTCTGGAAGTGTAAGTACTGGGACTTGGACCTCTGGGAGCTCTGCAACTGGTAGTACTGGACATTGGAACTCTGGATCTGGAAGCTTTAGGCCAGATAGCTCAGGCTATGGGAACACCAGGCCTAACAACCCAGACTGGGGCACATTTGAAGAGGTGCCAGGAAATGTAAGTCCAGGGACAAAGAAAGAATACCACACAGATAAACTGGTCACTTCTAAGGGAGAAAAAGAGCTCATGACTGGTAATAAGAAGGTCACCTCTGGTAGTACAACCACCATGCGTCATTTATGCTCTAAAACTGTTACTAAGACTGTTATCGGTCCTGATGGTCACAAAGAAGTTACTAAAGAAGTGGTGACCTCTGAAGATGGTTCTGATTGTCCCGAGGCAATAGATTTAGGCACGTTGTCTGGCATGGGCACTCTGGATGAGTTCCGTCGTAGGCACCCTGATGAGGCTTCCTTCTTTGACACTGTCTCAACTGGAAAAACATTAGAAAGTTTATTCTCATCTAGGTTCAGAGAGTTTGATGATGAGACTGAGTCGATGGACCCAGAATCTGGCATCTTTACAGATACAGGTTCTCATCATGCTGGGGTTCGTGAATTCCCTTCCAGTGGTAAAACTTCAAGTCACAGCAAACAATTTGTCAGTAGCAAGACATACAGCAAAGGAGGCTCCACAATTCAATCCAAGAGCCATACAATGGCAGATGAGGCCTGAAGTGAAGCTGATCATGAAGGAACACATACCACCAAGAGAAGCCATGCTAAATCCACACTTCTCC aagactgtgATGATGTCCTCCAAACATATCCTTCCAGTGCTCAGTGTGACATTTTCAATGGCGAGCTACCAGGATCCAGTAAGATTTCTTCTGTTTATTGCAATCAAGAAACCAGTTTGGGAGTATAGCTTTTGGTCCAGCAAAGAATGGATGGATCACCGAAT TTTAACTGGACCTGGCAAGACTACAAGAGAGGTTTCAGCAGCCTGAATGACAAGGGGGAAGGAGAATTCTGGCTAGGCAATGACTGCCTCCACTTACTAACCCAGAGGGGCTCTGTTCTTAGGGTTGAATTAGAGGACTGGGCTGGAAAAAAGGCTTATGCAGAATATCACTTCGGGGTAGGCTCTGAGGCCAAAGGCTATGCCCTGTAGGTCTCCTCCTGTGAAGGCACTGCGGGTGATGCACTGATTGAGGGTTCCGTAGAGGAAGGGACCGAGTACGCCTCTCACAACAACATGCAGTTCCGCACCTTTGACACGGATGCAGACCAGTGGGAAGAGAACTATGCAGAAGTCTATGGGGGAGGCTGGTGGTA CAACTGCCAAGCAGCCAATCTCAATGGTGTCTACTACCGTGGGGGCTTCTATGACCTGAGGAATAACAGTCCTTGTGAGATTGAGAACAGAGTGGTCTGGGTTTCCTTTAGAGGGGCAGATTATTCCCTCAGAGCTGTTCGCATGAAAATTAGGCCCCTTGTGACCCAACAGGCTGAAGGCGTGGGAGTGGGAGCACTCTGTCTTCTTTGCTAG
- the FGB gene encoding fibrinogen beta chain, translated as MQRKVSWSFHRFKTMKHLLLLLLCVVLVKSQGGNDNTEGILGARGHRPRDKKREEAPSLRPAPPPISGGGYRARPAKADASLKKVERKAPDAGGCIHADPDLGVLCPTGCHLQDALLQQEKPIRNSVDELNNNMEAVSQTSSSTFQYMHLLKDMWQKRQKQVKDNENVVNEYSSELEKHQFYIDETVNSNIPTNLRVLRSILENLRSKIQKLESDVSAQMEYCRTPCTVSCNIPVVSGKECEEIIRKGGETSEMYLIQPDSSVKPYRVYCDMNTEGGGWTVIQNRQDGSVDFGRKWDPYKQGFGNIATNADGKNYCGLPGEYWLGNDKISQLTKMGSTELLIEMEDWKGDKVKAEYGGFTIQNEANKYQMSVNKYRGTAGNALMDGASQLTGENRTMTIHNGMFFSTYDRDNDGWVTTDSRKQCSKEDGGGWWYNRCHAANPNGRYYWGGTYTRDMTKHGTDDGVVWMNWKGSWYSMKKMSMKIRPFFPKQ; from the exons ATGCAAAGGAAGGTTTCTTGGAGCTTCCACAGATTTAAAACCATGAAACATCTATTATTGCTACTATTGTGTGTTGTTCTAGTTAAGTCCCAAGGTGGCAACGACAATACGGAG GGCATCTTGGGTGCCCGTGGTCATCGACCCCGTgacaagaagagagaagaggctcCCAGCCTGAGGCCGGCCCCACCGCCCATCAGTGGGGGTGGTTATCGGGCTCGCCCAGCCAAAGCAGATGCCTCCCTAAAGAAAGTAGAGAGAAAAGCCCCTGATGCTGGAGGCTGTATTCACGCTGACCCAGACCTG ggGGTGTTGTGTCCTACAGGATGTCATTTGCAAGACGCTTTGCTACAACAGGAAAAACCAATCAGAAATAGCGTTGATGAGTTAAATAACAATATGGAAGCTGTTTCCCAGACCTCCTCTTCTACCTTTCAGTACATGCATTTGCTAAAAGATATGTGGCAAAAGAGGCAGAAGCAAGTAAAAG ATAATGAAAATGTAGTAAATGAGTACTCTTCAGAACTGGAAAAGCACCAATTCTATATAGATGAGACTGTGAATAGTAATATCCCAACTAACCTTCGTGTACTTCGTTCAATCCTGGAAAACCTGagaagcaaaatacaaaaattagaatctGATGTCTCAGCTCAAATGGAATATTGTCGCACCCCATGCACTGTCAGTTGCAACATTCCTGTGGTGTCTGGCAAAG AATGTGAGGAAATTATCAGGAAAGGAGGTGAAACATCTGAAATGTATCTCATTCAACCTGACAGTTCCGTCAAGCCATACAGAGTATACTGTGATATGAACACAGAAGGTGGAG GATGGACTGTGATTCAGAACCGTCAAGATGGTAGTGTTGACTTTGGCAGGAAATGGGATCCATATAAACAGGGATTTGGAAATATTGCAACCAATGCAGATGGGAAGAATTACTGTGGCCTACCAG gtGAGTATTGGCTTGGAAATGATAAAATTAGCCAGCTTACCAAGATGGGATCCACAGAACTTTTGATTGAAATGGAGGACTGGAAAGGAGACAAAGTAAAGGCTGAATATGGAGGATTCACAATACagaatgaggccaacaaataccAGATGTCAGTGAACAAATACAGAGGAACAGCGGGCAATGCCCTCATGGATGGAGCGTCTCAGTTGACAGGAGAAAACAGGACCATGACCATTCACAACGGCATGTTCTTCAGCACATATGACAGAGACAATGATGGCTG GGTAACAACAGATTCCAGAAAACAGTGTTCTAAAGAAGATGGTGGTGGATGGTGGTATAATAGATGTCATGCAGCCAATCCAAATGGCAGATACTACTGGGGTGGAACGTACACCCGGGACATGACAAAGCATGGCACAGATGATGGTGTAGTATGGATGAATTGGAAGGGGTCATGGTACTCAATGAAGAAGATGAGTATGAAGATCAGGCCCTTCTTCCCAAAACAATAG